In Salvelinus fontinalis isolate EN_2023a chromosome 25, ASM2944872v1, whole genome shotgun sequence, one genomic interval encodes:
- the LOC129822743 gene encoding transcriptional regulator Myc-like codes for MPLYSSLASKNYDYDSIQPYFYVDNEDEDFYHQQGQLQPPAPSEDIWKKFELLPTPPLSPFRRPSLYSLFPSTSDQLEMVTEFLGDDVVNQSFICDADYSQTFLKSIIIQDCMWSGFSAAANLEKVVSERLACLQAARKESAFSDNVEWTTTRLNANYLQDLNTSASECIDPSVVFPYPITDTSKSSKVAPPTDVALDTPPNSGSSSGSDSEYEEIDVVTVEKRHAEKRCDPNMSGRRHHSPLVLKRCHVSTHQHNYAAHPSTRHEQPAVKRLRLESSNSGSSNRVLKQISSNRKCPSPWTSDTEDYDKRRTHNVLERQRRNELKLSFFALRDKIPEVANNEKAAKVVILKKAIECIYSMQTDEQRLVNFKEQLRRKSEHLKQKLARLKNSHF; via the exons ATGCCGCTATATTCAAGTTTGGCAAGTAAAAACTACGACTACGATTCTATCCAGCCATATTTTTATGTTGACAACGAAGATGAGGATTTTTATCACCAGCAAGGACAACTTCAGCCACCGGCTCCAAGTGAGGACATCTGGAAGAAATTTGAGTTGCtgcccactcctcctctctccccgttCCGGCGACCATCACTGTATAGTCTTTTCCCTTCAACTTCTGACCAACTCGAAATGGTGACAGAGTTTCTCGGGGATGACGTTGTAAACCAGAGTTTCATCTGCGATGCCGATTACTCTCAAACGTTCCTCAAATCTATCATCATCCAGGACTGTATGTGGAGCGGGTTCTCGGCTGCAGCCAATTTGGAAAAAGTGGTGTCTGAAAGACTCGCCTGTCTCCAGGCTGCTAGGAAAGAATCAGCTTTTAGCGACAACGTGGAGTGGACTACTACTCGGTTGAACGCAAACTACTTGCAGGATCTGAACACATCCGCGTCCGAATGCATTGATCCCTCAGTGGTATTTCCCTACCCAATAACTGATACTTCCAAATCAAGCAAGGTGGCACCACCCACGGATGTGGCATTGGACACCCCACCCAACAGCGGTAGCAGCAGTGGGAGTGACTCTG AATATGAGGAGATAGATGTCGTGACTGTGGAGAAGAGGCACGCAGAGAAGCGGTGCGACCCCAACATGTCTGGGCGCAGACATCACAGTCCCCTTGTGCTGAAGAGGTGCCATGTCTCCACCCACCAGCACAACTACGCTGCCCACCCCTCCACGCGGCATGAGCAGCCAGCTGTCAAGAGGCTGAGGCTAGAGAGCAGTAACAGTGGCAGCAGCAACCGGGTCCTCAAGCAGATCAGCAGCAACCGCAAATGTCCAAGTCCCTGGACGTCAGACACTGAGGACTACGACAAAAGAAGGACTCATAATGTACTGGAGCGCCAGCGGAGGAATGAGCTCAAGCTGAGCTTTTTCGCTCTACGGGACAAGATACCTGAGGTGGCTAACAATGAAAAGGCAGCCAAAGTGGTAATCCTGAAGAAGGCTATAGAGTGTATTTACAGCATGCAGACAGACGAGCAGAGACTAGTCAACTTCAAAGAGCAGCTGAGGAGGAAAAGTGAACATTTGAAACAGAAGCTGGCCCGGTTAAAGAACTCTCATTTTTGA